CTTGGAGCCGTCACGGTTCTTGACCGTGTTCTTGCCGGATATGACCTGCTTCAGGGCCTCCTGACGCTGGGCCTCCTGCGTCTTGCTCAGCGGGCCTTCGAGGTCGTGCTCGCCGTGGTGGCGATCCGCCGGGTCGTGCCGGTCCACGGTGGTGGACCTGGGGGCGGAGGTGTCGTCGGCCACCGCGTAGGCAGAGGCGGTGGCGGTGGCCGCCGCGAGCGCCACGCCTATGGCGGCCGCTCTGAACGTCCAGGGTCTACTGGTCACTTGAGTTCCTCCCCCGCGTTCGTGCGCGCGGAGGAAGGGGTCTGGTGTGAAGGAGTCCGCGCGCGCGTGATCAACGCGTGTAGTCAAGTGACGACATTTGACTAGAGGTTTAGAAGAAAAGACAGATCTTGACTTGGACAGGTCAAGTGCACTATGCGGAGCCGGTGTTCGTTTTACGGACAACCACCGCGACATCCGGCTGGCGGTGTCCGCCGTCCTGAAGGAACGGGTCGGCGTCCGGCGGGCACGTGCCACCGTCCGGTCGGCGCGCGCATATGTCCACTACCTGGACGCCATGACTCCGTGCGCCCCCTGTGCTCCGGCCCTGTTGGTTAGGTCACGCTTACTGTCCGTTCCACTCGGGCACCCTGCCGGTTAGAGTCGCTTGGCGGAACGCCCGGAAGCTGGCGGAATGCCAGGCCGACACCCCCGTGGACCCCCACTTCGAGGACATGATGGCCATGCCCCGTCCGACTGCCGCACAGCTCGCCTACGGTTCCTGCACCGTGATCTTCTCGACCCTCGCCATGCTGCTGCTGTCACAGACGAGTTCGGGCGTGGGGATCGCGATCATCGCCGTCGCGGCGCTCGCCCTCGGGCTGCTGGTCGCCATGACCGTGCCGCTGCCCGGGAAGCGCCCGGCGGCGGTGGAACAGCCCGCGCCCGAGGAACCGGTACGGGCCTCGGTGCGCGCGCCGGCCCCGGAGCCGGTGCGCGAGCGGGCGGTCTCCTGACCGCCGACCGGCCCTTCCTCACCTCCGGTTGATTCGTCTGTGCCTCGATCGGTGAGGTGCCTCAATTGGTGCTGACCACGACCGTTTTGGCCGCCTTGTCGTGCAGGCCCTGCTTGTAGGGCCGGTCGAAGAAGCTCCAGCCGCCCGAGATCGCGGTCCAGACGCAGGCACAGCAGAAGGCGAACGGGAGCCACAGCACCGCCGCGCGCATCAGCGCGTTCTGCACGGAGGGCGTGGCGCCGTTGTCGAGGTTGGCCACCCGCATGTGCAGCAGCTTCTTGCCGAGGGTCTGGCCGGTGCGCGCGGTCAGGATCGTGTCGTAGGCGATGTAGAGGACGGCGGCGACCGCCGACTGCCAGACGGACCTGCCGACCTCGATGCGGTCGCTGTCCACGTCGTACTCGTTGACGTCGAAGCCCCAGGTGAGCAGCCAGACGACGACACCCACCAGGATCATGTCGAGGATGCGGGCGAGCGTGCGCTTGCCGCTGTCGGCGAGCGGGGGCATGCCGGCGAGGGGGTCGGTGGGGTAGGAGTCACCGCCGTAGGGGCCGCCGCCGGGAGGACCGTCGTAAGGGCCGCCACCCGGAGGACCGCCGTAGGGGCCACCGCCGGGAGGACCTCCGTAGGGGCCGCCTTGGCCGCCGCCGGGAGGGCCGCCGCCTGGAGCGCCGCTCTGGCCGCCGCCCGGGTACGGCGGGGGCTCGTTGCCGTGGGGCGGGACCGCGCCCTCGCCGGGCTGTTCGCCCGGGGGCCGCTTCCTGAACGGATCGTCTTCCGGGGGCTGCTGACCGGAGCCGGGGGGCGGTTCACTGCTCATGGCCCGAGTCGACCGCGAACCCCACGGCTCCGCATCCGGCGGGCGGCCGTCCGAGGTACGGCTCCACCTGGTGCCGCAGCGGTACGACGCCCTCCCGTGCCGGACGTACGGGTGCCGCTCAGCCCGCCACGAACGTGTGCGCGGCCTTGTCGTGCCAGCACTGGCGCCACGGCTTGTCGAAGAGGCACCAGGCGATGCCGACGATCCCGACGACGAGGAGTCCGGGCACGCTGTAGACCAGCCAGCGGCGCAGGGCCGCGCCGAACTCCGGGGCGTCATGGCCCTCGATGTCCCGCACTTCGAGACCCATCAGCTTCTTGCCGAGAGTGCGGCCCCACTTGGCGGTGGGCAGCACCTCGGTGACGACGCCGACGAGCAGCAGGACGGCCAGGACGATGCCGAGGTACACCGACGTGGTGCCGTCGAGCAGCCAGACCGTGACGGTCTCGCCGGAGAGCTTGGCCTCCTCGATCTTCTCGTTGACGTGGTCGACCGCCTTGATGCCGAGCGGTACGGCGGCCCCGGCGGTGACGCCGGCGAGGACGAGGGTGTCCAGCAGCCGGGCGACCAGCCGCTTGCCGAGCCCCGCGGGGCGGGCCGACGCCTGGCGCCGGGCGGCCGCCTGGAAGATGTCCTCGGTGGGCGGCTTCCAGGGCGCGACGGGCTGCTCGTCACCGCCGCCCGCTCCGGCGAGCCGGTGCACCTGCTGCGCCCAGGAGGACTGACCGCCGCCGGGGCCGGCGCTGAGGGGCGTGGCGGAGGCGGCGGGGCCGGGCTGGGGCCCGCCGGACTGCGGGGGGACGGTGGGCGCCGACTGGGGCCCGGACAGCGCCGTCGGGGCGGCTGCGGAGGCCTGGACGCCGGGGTCTGCCGGTGCGGCGGCCCGGGCGGCGGCGGCCTTCCCGGCGCCGAAGCCGGGGCGGTTCGAGGCGTCGGCGGAGGCGGCCGGGCCGCCCGGCGCGCCGAAGGCGGGTCCCGCCGGGCTGCCGGCCGGGCCGGCCTGGGCTCCGAAACCGGACCCCGCCGCCCCGAAGCCCGAGGCACCGGAGCCCGCCGCCCCTCCCTGCGCGCCGAAACCAGACCCTGCCGAGTTGCCACCGGGGCCGCCCGACCCGGCCTGCGCGCCGAACCCGGACGCCGCCGGGCCACTGCCCGGACCGCCCGAGCCCACTGAGCCCACCGAGCCCGCGGAACCGAACCCCGGAGTCCCGGAGTTGCCGCCGGGGCCACCGGCCGGCTCGGAGCCGCTTCCGGACGCGGCCGTGCCCGGACGCGGCGACACCGCGCGGAACGTCATCGTGCCCTCGTCGGGGGCATCGGCGGGGGCTCCTCCCCCGGCCTTCCCCGTCGGGCGACGGAAGACGAACGTGCTGCCCGCCTCCGCGGCGTTCGCCTCCTGGTCGGCGGGAGACGGTGAATCCCCCTGTGGGGCGGACTCGCCGGCCGGCTGCCGGTCGGCGTGCGACACCCTCGGGTCGGCGCCCTGCGCGCCCTGCGGTGCGCCCCACGAGACGCGGCGGTCCGGATCGCCGCCGAAGCCCGACTGACGGGAGCGGTCGGCGCCCCAGGCGGACGCGGGTTCGGGACGGCTGCCGTGCTGGGCGTCGGCGGGGGACGGCTCGTCGGCCGGGTCCTCGTCGAAGAAGTGCGGACCGGTCTCCTCGACCGAGGCCGAGGCAGAGCCGGAGGGGGAGGGGGAGGCGCCGGAGGCGGCGGCGCCGGGCTGCTCCGCCCCCGCACCGGGCGGCGGTGCGAGCGTCTCGCCGTCCTTGGGCGCGGGACGGCTGGTGCCCGGTACCCAGGAGGCACCGTTCCAGTACCGGACATATCCAGGAATGGACGGGTCCGGGTAATAACCTTCGCGGGGCCTGTCGTCACCGGGGGCCGGGGTTGGGGCGCTCATCTCCGTCGTCCCGTATCTGCTCGAGGGCCAAATGGGGGCCTCCACATCTATCAGACGTGCGCAACCCCCACCGCCGCTCCCACCGGACCCACCCCTTTCGAGCACCGATGTGCTACGGATCGCGCGGCCGTACGCCTCCCCCTGCGAAAAAACTTCCGGCAACACGCGTAATGCCGCCGCCCCCGCGCGCTCTCTCCTCCCGACCGGCCCTCGCGGGCAGCCGTGCAGAGAAGGGAACACCGCCATGCGCACCGTGGTGGAACGCGAACTGGAGCTGAAACTCGTCCTGTCGCCGGAGCGCCGGATCCCGGTGCCGGCCCGGCTCGGATATGTCACCGACGATCCGTACGCCGTGCACGTCACCTTCCACATCGACTCCGCGCACCCCGTGCACTGGACGTTCGCCCGGGACCTGCTGGTGGAGGGCGTGTTCCGGCCGTGCGGGCGGGGGGACGTGCACGTATGGCCGACGAAGGCCGAGGGGCGCAGCATCGTGCTGGTGGCGCTGACCTCACCCGACGGGGACGCCCTGCTGGAGGCCCCTGCGGCCCCGGTGTCGGCCTGGCTGGAGCGCACGCTGCGGGTGGTCCCGCCGGGGACGGAGGGTGAGCAGCTCGGCCTCGACGACGAGCTGGCCCAGCTGCTCGCCCAGTGAGGCCGGCGAGACCGGCGAGACCAGCGAGACCGGCCAGACCGGCGAGGACACGGCCGTCAGAACAGCTTGCCCGGGTTCAGGATGCCCAGCGGGTCGAAGGCCTGTTTGACGGCCCGCTGCATCTCCATCCCCACGGGGCCGATCTCGCGCGCCAGCCACTCCTTCTTCAGCACGCCGACGCCGTGCTCACCGGTGATGGTGCCGCCGAGTTCCAGACCGAGGGCCATGATCTCGTCGAAGGACTCGCGGGCGCGCCGGGACTCCTCGGGATCCGCCTGGTCGAAACACACCGTCGGGTGGGTGTTGCCGTCCCCCGCATGGGCGACGACCCCGATGGTGAGCTGGTATTTCTCGGCGATCCGGTCGACCCCTTCGAGCATCTCGGCGAGCCGGGAGCGGGGCACGCACACGTCGTCGATCATCGTCACGCCCTTGACCGCCTCCAGCGCGGTGAGCGACAACCGCCGCGCCTGGAGGAGCAGCTCGGACTCCGCCGCGTCGTCGGCCGGTACGACCTGGGTGGCACCGGCGGCCTCGCACAGCGCGCCGACGGCGGCAAGGTCGGCGGCCGGGTCGGTGGTGTCGAAGGCGGCGAGCAGCAGGCCCTCGGTGCTCTCCGGCAGGCCCATCTGCGCCATGTCGTTGACGGCCTTGACCGTCGTACGGTCCATGAGTTCGAGGAGTGACGGGACGTGTCCGCCCTCCATGATGCGGCACACGGCGTCGCAGGCGGCGGCCCCGGAGGCGAACTCGGCGGCCAGCACGAGCTGCTCGGGCGGCTTGGGGCGCAGGCCGAGCACGGCTCGTACGACGATGCCGAGCGAGCCCTCGGAGCCGACGAACAGACGGGTCAGGTCGTACCCGGC
The genomic region above belongs to Streptomyces coeruleorubidus and contains:
- a CDS encoding FAD-binding oxidoreductase — protein: MIMSRIEAPSSEGADSAATGNLVDLLLGGLPAEAVLTDADVTASYAHDMASFCPAGAPAAVVLPRTVEQVQHVMRTATALRVPVVPQGARTGLSGAANASDGCIVLSLTKMDRILEINPVDRIAVVEPGVINAALSRAVGEHGLYYPPDPSSWEMCTIGGNIGTASGGLCCVKYGVTAEYVLGLDVVLADGRLMSTGRRTAKGVAGYDLTRLFVGSEGSLGIVVRAVLGLRPKPPEQLVLAAEFASGAAACDAVCRIMEGGHVPSLLELMDRTTVKAVNDMAQMGLPESTEGLLLAAFDTTDPAADLAAVGALCEAAGATQVVPADDAAESELLLQARRLSLTALEAVKGVTMIDDVCVPRSRLAEMLEGVDRIAEKYQLTIGVVAHAGDGNTHPTVCFDQADPEESRRARESFDEIMALGLELGGTITGEHGVGVLKKEWLAREIGPVGMEMQRAVKQAFDPLGILNPGKLF
- a CDS encoding RDD family protein, with protein sequence MSAPTPAPGDDRPREGYYPDPSIPGYVRYWNGASWVPGTSRPAPKDGETLAPPPGAGAEQPGAAASGASPSPSGSASASVEETGPHFFDEDPADEPSPADAQHGSRPEPASAWGADRSRQSGFGGDPDRRVSWGAPQGAQGADPRVSHADRQPAGESAPQGDSPSPADQEANAAEAGSTFVFRRPTGKAGGGAPADAPDEGTMTFRAVSPRPGTAASGSGSEPAGGPGGNSGTPGFGSAGSVGSVGSGGPGSGPAASGFGAQAGSGGPGGNSAGSGFGAQGGAAGSGASGFGAAGSGFGAQAGPAGSPAGPAFGAPGGPAASADASNRPGFGAGKAAAARAAAPADPGVQASAAAPTALSGPQSAPTVPPQSGGPQPGPAASATPLSAGPGGGQSSWAQQVHRLAGAGGGDEQPVAPWKPPTEDIFQAAARRQASARPAGLGKRLVARLLDTLVLAGVTAGAAVPLGIKAVDHVNEKIEEAKLSGETVTVWLLDGTTSVYLGIVLAVLLLVGVVTEVLPTAKWGRTLGKKLMGLEVRDIEGHDAPEFGAALRRWLVYSVPGLLVVGIVGIAWCLFDKPWRQCWHDKAAHTFVAG
- a CDS encoding SsgA family sporulation/cell division regulator, yielding MRTVVERELELKLVLSPERRIPVPARLGYVTDDPYAVHVTFHIDSAHPVHWTFARDLLVEGVFRPCGRGDVHVWPTKAEGRSIVLVALTSPDGDALLEAPAAPVSAWLERTLRVVPPGTEGEQLGLDDELAQLLAQ
- a CDS encoding RDD family protein, with translation MSSEPPPGSGQQPPEDDPFRKRPPGEQPGEGAVPPHGNEPPPYPGGGQSGAPGGGPPGGGQGGPYGGPPGGGPYGGPPGGGPYDGPPGGGPYGGDSYPTDPLAGMPPLADSGKRTLARILDMILVGVVVWLLTWGFDVNEYDVDSDRIEVGRSVWQSAVAAVLYIAYDTILTARTGQTLGKKLLHMRVANLDNGATPSVQNALMRAAVLWLPFAFCCACVWTAISGGWSFFDRPYKQGLHDKAAKTVVVSTN